The nucleotide sequence ACTTAAATCCAGATTTTGTTTGGTATAACTTGGTAAAACTATTTTATTAATCTTAGCTAAAGTTTTAAAAAAGATACGGTGCATATACAAAAATAGTAAAACTTAATTTGGAATTCGGTTTTACTATTTTTGAGCGTAAGGTTTTATAATGTAGAGAAAATAATGTCTATTAAAAATTTTATAAGTGTAATCATAATGGTTTTATTTTAGTGATTGATTTAAACTAATTTTTTAATTATGGCGGCAATATATGTTGCTGTAAAGTATACTGCCAAACACTTTTTAATAAAATAATAAATTTGAATTTATTTTTATAAGTAAAATAATGGATTTCGTTTTATAAACAAATATGTTGTCTGCAAAAAAGTTTTAATTTGTTACTATTAATGTGATTTATGGTTTTAAACTGCAACATTTATAGAGGGTTTTTTATAACTTTTTTTAAACTCTAGGGGTGTTTTGTTGTTTTTTAAGCCTTATTTTGGGATTCCGTTATTTTGATATTATTTAAAGATTGATTTATAATATAAAAAACCTGCTTTTAAAGCAGGTTCTTCTTTACTATTTTTAAGGGTTAATATTATTAATTTTTGGTTTTTGCAAAAACAGAACCTCCTTTTTTACCAAATAAAATTGTTGGTATAGTATTATTGTTTTTCCAGGTCGAACTTGCTTTAGAACCTTTATTATCGTCTATAGCAATTTTTATGCTAGTTAATTCTCCTTGGTTATTGCGTTTCATTTTTGAGAATTTAACATCTATATTTTGTTCTTTTAATTGTAAACGATAGGTATTTAAGGTTTCATTTGTGGTATTTTCATTAATGCTATATACTGTTTTACCTGTATCATCATTATTAAAAGTAACCGTGTCAGACTTTAATATGTACTTGTTGTTTCCTTTGTCTTTAGATTTAATAACTACAACTCCATTTTCCCCTTTACTTCCGTATGCTTCTGTAGCTGCAACCCCTTTTAATACGTTAAGAGATTTAATATTATTAGTGTTTATGGAGTCGAAAGAAACTTTTTTTCCATCTAAAATAATTAAAGGATCTTTAAAACCATTGCTACTACTGGTTACATGAATAGTTTTAACTTTTTTGTTATTACCATTTTCATTAACGAAATGATTATCTTTTTGTGTTGTAATTACAACAACTCCATCCTTAGCTTCCTTACCATATGTTTTTATAGCGGTATCTTCTTTTATAACACTAACAGATTTAATATGATTTGAATTTAAACTTTTAACTTCATTTTCAGATTTTACTTCCCCATCAATAACAAACAATGGTGTTTTTCCATTATTTAATTGTAAATTATTTACACTACCTCTGACTACGATTTTGTGATTTTTTTTATCACCATCTTCTATTATGTGTAGAGTGTCAACATGGATTTTATGTTTAGCCTGTTTCTTAACATTAGTGTTATAAGTGAATTTGTTTACATGAGATTGAATTGTACCAACTCCAAAACCACCATCATCTTTTAACTTAAAATAAAAAGATTTAATAGGTTCGCTCCCATTAATGTTGTAGTTTGCTGAACCATCCTTGGCTTTAAAATCAACATTAATAGCTGTTATCTCGTTTTTGTTATTGCGTTCTAGCTGAGAAATATTAAATGTAATACCTTCTTTTAAAAGCTTATCTTTTATATTGTCTAACTCTTTGTCAGTAGTATTTTTTGTGAAAATAATCTCAATAGCTTCTTTTTTAAATGTATTTAACTCCTTTTGGTTTTGAGAAGCGACATCTATTTTATTAACAGTTTTAGGAGTAGTTTCAACTAAAACTTCTTTAGTATTTACACTCATTAAAAATGCTGTTAATAAAGGAAGTATAAATAAATACTTCCATTGTTTAATAGTTTTTGATCTTGATTTGTGTAACATAACAATTCGTTTTTTAATTAATGAATTATAAAAATTATTAGCTAGTGTAAGATTTTGATTGGCAATGCTGGTTTTTAGTAATAATCTTTGGTAATCTTTTTCACTATTTGATGTATTCTGAGCTTTATAATCTGCGATATATTCTAAATTCTGTTGTAGATCTTTTTTGTAAAACCAAGCAAAAGGGTTAAACCAAAATATAACACTAATAAATTGTGTAAATAAAATATCTATAGAATGAAATTCTCTTGCATGCACTTTTTCATGACTAATAATTAAATTTAATTCCTTACTATTAAATTGTTCAGGGTTGTATACAATCCATTTAAAGAAAGAAAACGGAGCTATATCATTTTTTATAATGATATAGGTATAAAACCCTTCTGTATTCTTTTGGTTTTTTAATAATAATACTATTAAAGATCCAAACTGGAGTATAAAGCGAATTAAAAAAAATGAAAACCCAATTATATATATAATAGGTATGAGGTTTTGCCATTCAAACTGTTTTACAGTTGAAGAATTAGGAATAAGACTTTCGGTTACAAAGTTTGCACTCTCTTGTATGCTTATAGGCTCATAATTAATATAAATAGGAATTACTATAAATGGAAATACTAGTGCGGTTATTAATCCAGCTAGTAAAAACCAACGATTGTATTCAAAAAAGGTTTCTTTTTTTAAAAACAATATATAACACAGATAAAATAGAGCTAAAACAGCACTAGCTTTAAATAAATATTCCATATTATTTCTTTTTTTCAATTAAATCTATAATCTCTTTCAACTCATCTATGCTAATTTTTTCTTCTTTAGCAAAAAATGAAACTACATTTTTGTATGAACTATTAAAATAATTATCAATAGCGTTATTAAAAAAACGTTTACGGTATGCTTCTTTTGTTACAATAGGAAAATATTGATGTGTTTTTCCATAAGCAGTATAACCTACATAACCTTTTTCTTCCAAATTTCTAACAATGGTAGATAAAGTATTGTAATGTGGCTTGTCACCTTTAATATCTGCAAGAACTTCTTTTACGAAAGCTTTTTCTAACTTCCATAATATGTGCATGATCTCTTCTTCTTTATTTGTTAATTTTTGCATTATATATAAGTTTTTTTATTAGAACGTATTTCTTTATTTATGGGAATTGCTGATGTTGAATCAAATGTATAACTATTTTTATAGTTATACAACTGTTTGGGTAGTTATTTTGGAAATATTTAACTATTTAAGAAGATTTTATAAATATAAACTTGAGATAACTAATACTATCGTATAAGATGTAAATTTCAAATCTTATAGTATCTTCGCAAAAAAAATTGATGAGCGTACTTTGGCTAATTTTAGGGTTTATAGCACTGGTGATAGGAGGCGAGTTTTTGGTGAGGTCCTCAGTGGCATTGTCCTTTAAATTAAATATCTCTAAACTAGTAATAGGGATGACAGTAGTGTCGTTTGCAACTTCAGTTCCAGAATTATTAGTAAGCTTAAGAGCTGCTTTAGAGGGTTCTCCAGCAATAGCAATTACAAATGTTGTAGGCTCTAATATCGCAAACATTGGTTTGGTATTGGGGATTACTGCTGTGGTTGGTGCTATAGGTGTTCAAAAATCCTTTTTTAAATTTGATTGGCCAGTTCTTGCGTTATTTTCATTAGCAACGTATTATTTTTTGTCAAACGATAATCAACTTACAGCAATTGAAGGCCTACTTTTGTTTGTTGCATTAATAGTATTTTTAATATTCTTGATAAGGAGATCTAAAAAAGATGCTAAAGTAGAAGCTGTAGATGATGGTTTAGCTGTGGTGTCTTATTTTAAAATAATTATTTGGCTTGCAATAGGAGCAGCAGCTTTGTATTATGGTTCTGGTTGGTTAGTAGATGGAGCTGTAGATCTAGCTGAGCAATTAGGAGTTAGTAAAGCTGTTATTGGAGCAACTGTAATTGCAATAGGTACAAGTGTACCAGAATTAGCAGCCTCTATAATTGCAGCGGCAAAACAAGAAAAAGCTATTTCTCTTGGGAATTTAATAGGATCTAATATATTTAATATGGGGTCAGTATTAGGTCTTACATCTATAATTAAAACTATCCCGGTTACAGATACATCAATTTTAACGCAAGATATTTTTTGGATGCTCGCTTTTACATTCATTGTGTTACCTCTTATATTACTTCCAAAGCGATTTCAAATTAGCCGTGTAAAAGGGTTTTTATTAGTTTTTGCATATGGCGTATTTGTATTTTTAAAATTCACCTAGTGTAATATAGGGTATTTTATGTATTTTTATTAATTATTTGTAATTTACCCCTAAAAAAATAGGGGTCATAATGTTTTATTGTTATTTTTGCAGCTTTAATCTATAAAAACTTATAAAAATGTCTGCATTAAGATTTCATGCTCTTAAAGAAACTTTTAATCGTAAGCCTGTTGTAGTAGAGGAAAACGAACGTCGTTCAGCAATTTTTGGCTCTAATGTGTTTAACGAAGCAACAATGCGTCAGTCGTTAACTAAAGATGCTTACAAAAGCGTAATGGATGCCATTGAAAATGGATCTAAAATTGATAGAGGAATTGCAGATCAGATTGCTGCAGCAATGAAAGATTGGGCACTTACTAAAGGTGTTACACATTATACGCACTGGTTTCAGCCATTAACAGGAGCAACTGCTGAGAAACATGATGCTTTTTTTGAAACTATAGGTAATGGACTAGCAGTAGAGAAATTTGGTGGCGGACAATTAGTGCAGCAAGAACCAGATGCATCTTCTTTTCCTAATGGAGGAATCAGAAATACATTTGAAGCTCGTGGTTATACAGCTTGGGATCCAACATCTCCAGCATTTATTTATGGTACAACTTTGTGTATTCCAACAGTTTTTGTTTCTTATACAGGAGAAGCATTAGATTATAAAACACCATTGCTAAGAGCGTTACAAGCAGTAGATCATGCTGCAGTGGCGGTTGCAAAATACTTTGATAAAAATATTAAAAAAGTGAATGCATCTTTGGGATGGGAACAAGAATATTTTTTGGTAGATAGTGCTTTGGCAACATCTAGACCAGATATAACACTTACAGGACGTACGCTACTAGGGCATGCGCCAGCAAAAGGTCAACAATTAGACGATCATTATTTTGGAACAATTCCTAATCGTGCTATGGCTTATATGCGTGATTTAGAGACCGAATGTATGTTGTTGGGTATTCCTGTAAAAACAAGACACAATGAAGTAGCACCAAATCAATTTGAATTAGCTCCTATATATGATGAAGCTAATTTAGCAGTAGATCATAACTCCTTATTAATGGATGTCATGGAGAAAATTGCAGCACGTCATAATTTTAAAGTATTATTTCACGAAAAACCATTTGCTGGAATTAATGGTTCTGGAAAGCATAATAATTGGAGCTTAGGGACAGATACAGGAGTAAACTTATTAGGGCCTGGTAAAACACCTATGAGTAATCTTCAGTTTTTGACTTTCTTTATTAATACAATTAAAGCGGTGCATGATAACGAGGAACTGCTAAGAGCTGCAATAGCTACAGCGAGTAATGATCATCGTTTAGGAGCTAATGAGGCGCCGCCAGCAATTATTTCAGTTTTTATTGGTGAACAACTAACAAGAGTGCTTCAAGATTTAGAAAGTGTAACTAAAGGGAAATTATCTCCTGAAGAAAAAACAGACCTTAAATTAAATGTAGTTGGTAAGATACCAGAAATTTTATTGGATAATACAGATCGAAATCGTACATCGCCTTTTGCATTTACAGGGAATAAATTTGAATTTAGAGCAGTAGGGTCTACAGCTAACTGTGCTAACCCAATGACAGTATTAAATTCTATTATGGCAAAGCAGTTAATAGATTTTAAAACAGAAGTAGATGCACTTATAGATAAAAAGGATATGAAAAAAGATGATGCGATCTTTAATGTCTTAAGAGAATATATTAAAAAATCTAAAAGTATTTTATTTGAAGGTAATGGATATGGAGATGAATGGGAAGCAGAAGCTAAAAAGCGTGGTTTAAGTAATAATAGAACAACACCAGAAGCTTTAAAAGCAAGAGTGTCTAAAAAAACGATCGATTTATTTGAAAGTTTAGGGGTAATGAATAAAGTAGAGATTGAGGCACGTTATGAAATTCAAGTAGAAGAATATGCAATGCATATACAAATAGAAGGACGTGTGTTGGGAGATATTGCAAGAAATCATGTGGTACCTACTGCGGTAAAATATCAGAATATATTAATAGAGAATGTAAAAGGTCTTAAAGATATTTATGGTGATAGCTTTAAAAAATACGCAAAAGAGCAACTGGAGTTAATTGAAGACATTTCAAACAGGATCGAAGCAATAAATTCTGGTGTAACTAAAATGACTAATGAACGTAAGAAAGCAAATAAGGTTCATGATTCTGTAAAAAGAGCAGAGCTATATTGCAATAATGTGAAGCCATTTTTCGAAGATATTAGATACCATTGTGATAAATTAGAATTACTAATAGATGATGAGCTTTGGCCTTTAACAAAATATAGAGAGTTACTGTTTACCAGATAATTACATTTTTCAGTTTGTAGATAAAAAAATACGCTTCATCGATAGGCGTATTTTTTTTTCGATAAAATGCAATAAAAAACTGCAAACGTATGCTTGTTTTTTTGTTACTAATGTTAAAACAGGCTAAGTTTGTAATATGCTTTTTAGAGTTTAAAATCTAATTATGAGACTCTTGGAAGAAATTGAATACATTAATTGAGAAATATTAACAAATTCAGATTCATACAAGAGATTTAGTTTTTAAATCAAAATATATTGTAATAAGCTATTAATCAATTAATTAAATATGACATTTGTTTTTTAATTCTATAAAAAACAAATTATATTCTGAGGATGCGCATTCAAAGAATATTTAAGTAGTAAAAAAGTACATTACTACTATTAAATGTGTTGTGAAGACATATTTATCTATCCAAAGTCAATATTCTATTAATTGTAATTTATTGTAAATCAGAGTTCTTGCTATTTAATTAAATAGCTTTAGAAATTGAATAAAAATTTAAAGGAGCTTTTTTGTAAAATACTCCTTTTAAAGAGTTTAAAATGGAGTGCTGTAAACTATTAAAATTAGAGGTTAACAGTATGATGTTTTAAAGATTGCTAAAAACAAATATTAATTATTAATCAATTAAACTTTAAATTATGAAAAAATTATTATTAAGTGCATCAGCATTAATGCTATGCGTGTCGATGTCTTTTGGACAAGAGCACAAAATTGGAGATGCGCCAGAAAAGCCAGAAAAGCCAGAAATCCCTAGAACTCCTAGAGTTCCTAACAAAAGTAGTTTATCTCAAATTACTAATATTAGTAGTGTGTGGCAAATTGGTTATGGTAACAAAGCTAATGTAGATCAATTAGGAGCTAACAAATCTTTAATTGAGCAATACAAAGTAGGTAACAGAGCTACTGTAGATCAAGAAGGAGAAGGTAACGTATCTATGCAAAAGCAAGTAGGGTTCTATAATAGAGCTAGCGCTACTCAATCAGGAAGTGGAGAAAATCACTCTTCTAGACAATGGCAATATGGATACCGTAACTCTGCAACTGTAGTTCAATCTGGAACTGGTAATGATAACAATGACGGTAATGAAGCTACACAAGTTCAAAAAGGAGCTTATAACGATGCTTATATTAACCAAGATGGAGATGATCACGATGCTACTCAATACCAATGGGGAGATAATAACAATGCATCTGCTTTTCAAAGAGGTAATAATCAAGATGCTACTCAAACTCAAGTTGGAGAAGATAACAGTGCTAGTGTAGTACAAAATAATGGTGATTCTACTGGTGGTAATGATGCTACTCAATTCCAATGGGGTGAGGACAATACGGCTAAAGCGTATCAAGCTGGGAAAAAGAATGAAGTGATTCAAATTCAAGAAGGAGAAGATCATTTTGCTAAGTCGTATCAATCTGGATGGGATAATGATGCTTATCAATTACAAATGGATTGGGGTAATACTGCTGGAGTTCTTCAAGTTGGTGGAGGAAACGATTCTTACCAATTACAAGATAATAATGATCAGATCGCTGGTGTAGCTCAATTTGGAGATGGCAATTTAGCTGTACAAAACCAAAGAGATCGTGCTGGAGATGGATTCCGTAGTGAATATAATGTAGCTGGTGCTCTTCAAGTAGGAGAGGATAATCGTTCTTTCCAAAGACAAAGAGGAGATGGTAGTGCTGCTAGCCGTAATATCTCTTTAACAGCTCAATTTGGTAATGACAACTTAGCTATTTCAGAGCAAGCAGGAGGAAGAGGAAACTTTAACCTTACTGTTCAAACTGGTCAGTATAACTACAGTAACATTTTCCAATGGGGTGCATTTAATGCTGCTGTTGTTAACCAAAATAGTGGAGGATCTAACTAAGCCTTAAATGTTATTTAAATATAACATATCTTAAATTTAAGAAGAAGGAAGTTGCAATATACTTTCTTCTTCTTATATTTATAAAAAAATGACAACTAATTATTAAACCCATTTAAAAATGAAAATCAAATATAAATTTGTTTTAGTATTTATTATGGTAACTGCTTTTGCTTTTTCTCAAGAGAAAAAAGAAGTTGATAATACGAATACGAATAGGGTTTCCGAAATTTTTAGTTATAACAATCAGATTTCAAACTTTTTATTATTGCAACAACAGCAATCTAATAGTATGAATGCTTCAATGGCTGCATTTAGAGGGAATTCAGCAAATGTAAATGCAACTAATGCAACCATAATTCAACAAACAGGTGTTGGTAATGTAATACAAAGTAATGCAACATCTTCTAATACTACGTTTCAATATTTACAAAACGGTAATGATAATTTTATTAATAGTATTAATTCTATTGATAATGTAAATGAAGCAGTAATTCAAAATGGTAATAATAATAGATTAGTAAACTTCTCATTTGGAAATATAAATGAAGCTAATTTAAATATTATTCAAAATGGTAATAATTTAACATTTGAAAAGTTTGGAACTAATTCTATAACTAATAACTTGCAATTTACACAACAAGGTGCTAACAAAACTATTACTGTTCTAAGTTTTAATAATTAAATTAATGTCTCTTAAAAAACATATCATATTAGTTGTTGGTTTATTATTTTCACTGTCGTTTTATGCTCAGCAAATAACAAACCAAGAAGTAATTGCTAAAATTGAAACAGAGAGTATTGATGATATTATTAATATTAAAGGAATTGCAATTAGTAATACTGAAGTATTTAAAAGCTTACGTTATGTAATGTATGTTATTAAAACGAACCCTGTTAATTCTAATACCTCACGAGGAGAACATCAAGGACGTTTTACTTTATTACCTAATGAAGCTAAACAATTAGGTTTTACAGGAATAAATAAAAATACAGATGATAAAGTAACCGTTATTTTATTAATTTATGATGATAACGATAAACTTATAGGAAAAGATCGCCGAGTAGCTTTAAATGATGATGAAGCTGAAAAAAAAACCATACAATTGGTTGATGAAAAAAAAGAAAATGATGGTGTGAAAATTATTGCAATCGTAACCGAAAGTACTAAAACTAAACCAGGACGTGATTTTTATAATTACTTTTCTTCATCATACAGATTAAGTCAGATTAGCGGAAAAGGATCTATACACATATTAGAGAAGTTAAGTTTAGGAAGAAATACAACTATAGATGTACTAGTAGATAACAAAGTTGTTAATAGCTTTTTCGTCCGACCTAATCAAGAATATTTAGAACAAATGACTACTATAACAATACAAAATATTAGACGTCATTTTCAAAATCTTGAAAAACAGAAAAATTATATTACACAATACTAATTAATACCCAAGTAAAATGAAAAAGATAGTACTACTTATTATATTCGGATTTGCAATGTCGCAAGCATTTAGTCAAAAATTAGTTTATCGAGCGGTAAACCCTAATTTTGGAGGAGATACATTTAACTTTCAATTTTTACTACAATCTGCCCAAGCTCAAAATTCGTTTACAGACCCAAATCAAGTAGATCCACTAAATCAACAACAATCTGAATTAGATCAGTTTACTCAAAATTTGAATAATCAATTATTAAATCAAATTTCTAGATCATTATTGGTTAATCAATTTGGGGCAAATGGTGAGTTGCAAGTAGGTACGTTTTCTTTTGGGTCATTGGTAGTTGAGGTTTTTCCTTCTGATCAAGGCTTGGTTATAGATATCTTAGATACCCTCACAGGAGATCAAACACAAATTACGGTCCCTAATTAATAATAATTGAGGAATTCCTCAAATTATTTTATTTGCCTTATGAAAAAAAACAAGTTTATAATATTGCTGTGCTTATCGGCAATGTGTTTTAGTTGTGGTACATATTTTAATCAACCTTTAGATATACAAGAAGCTAGATTAGGAGAAGACACAAAGATAAGTAAATCATTAAATAATCTTCCTTTACCTAACGAACCTGTAGTAGTTGGAGTATATAATTTTAGAGATCAAACAGGGCAATTTGTACCTACCGAAACAGGAAGTACATTTAGTACAGCTGTAACCCAAGGAACCACAGCAATTTTATTAAAAGCGTTAGAAGATTCTAAATGGTTTGTTCCTATCGAGCGTGAAAATTTAAATAACCTAT is from Flavobacteriaceae bacterium and encodes:
- a CDS encoding CCR4-associated factor 4, with amino-acid sequence MVKYFQNNYPNSCITIKIVIHLIQHQQFP
- a CDS encoding BlaI/MecI/CopY family transcriptional regulator, translating into MQKLTNKEEEIMHILWKLEKAFVKEVLADIKGDKPHYNTLSTIVRNLEEKGYVGYTAYGKTHQYFPIVTKEAYRKRFFNNAIDNYFNSSYKNVVSFFAKEEKISIDELKEIIDLIEKKK
- a CDS encoding sodium:calcium antiporter; the encoded protein is MSVLWLILGFIALVIGGEFLVRSSVALSFKLNISKLVIGMTVVSFATSVPELLVSLRAALEGSPAIAITNVVGSNIANIGLVLGITAVVGAIGVQKSFFKFDWPVLALFSLATYYFLSNDNQLTAIEGLLLFVALIVFLIFLIRRSKKDAKVEAVDDGLAVVSYFKIIIWLAIGAAALYYGSGWLVDGAVDLAEQLGVSKAVIGATVIAIGTSVPELAASIIAAAKQEKAISLGNLIGSNIFNMGSVLGLTSIIKTIPVTDTSILTQDIFWMLAFTFIVLPLILLPKRFQISRVKGFLLVFAYGVFVFLKFT
- a CDS encoding curli assembly protein CsgF, whose amino-acid sequence is MKKIVLLIIFGFAMSQAFSQKLVYRAVNPNFGGDTFNFQFLLQSAQAQNSFTDPNQVDPLNQQQSELDQFTQNLNNQLLNQISRSLLVNQFGANGELQVGTFSFGSLVVEVFPSDQGLVIDILDTLTGDQTQITVPN
- a CDS encoding SsrA-binding protein, producing the protein MHRIFFKTLAKINKIVLPSYTKQNLDLSKATRLQLAIFGWRLYVTKRALD
- a CDS encoding M56 family peptidase, with the translated sequence MKKRNNMEYLFKASAVLALFYLCYILFLKKETFFEYNRWFLLAGLITALVFPFIVIPIYINYEPISIQESANFVTESLIPNSSTVKQFEWQNLIPIIYIIGFSFFLIRFILQFGSLIVLLLKNQKNTEGFYTYIIIKNDIAPFSFFKWIVYNPEQFNSKELNLIISHEKVHAREFHSIDILFTQFISVIFWFNPFAWFYKKDLQQNLEYIADYKAQNTSNSEKDYQRLLLKTSIANQNLTLANNFYNSLIKKRIVMLHKSRSKTIKQWKYLFILPLLTAFLMSVNTKEVLVETTPKTVNKIDVASQNQKELNTFKKEAIEIIFTKNTTDKELDNIKDKLLKEGITFNISQLERNNKNEITAINVDFKAKDGSANYNINGSEPIKSFYFKLKDDGGFGVGTIQSHVNKFTYNTNVKKQAKHKIHVDTLHIIEDGDKKNHKIVVRGSVNNLQLNNGKTPLFVIDGEVKSENEVKSLNSNHIKSVSVIKEDTAIKTYGKEAKDGVVVITTQKDNHFVNENGNNKKVKTIHVTSSSNGFKDPLIILDGKKVSFDSINTNNIKSLNVLKGVAATEAYGSKGENGVVVIKSKDKGNNKYILKSDTVTFNNDDTGKTVYSINENTTNETLNTYRLQLKEQNIDVKFSKMKRNNQGELTSIKIAIDDNKGSKASSTWKNNNTIPTILFGKKGGSVFAKTKN
- a CDS encoding glutamine synthetase type III; amino-acid sequence: MSALRFHALKETFNRKPVVVEENERRSAIFGSNVFNEATMRQSLTKDAYKSVMDAIENGSKIDRGIADQIAAAMKDWALTKGVTHYTHWFQPLTGATAEKHDAFFETIGNGLAVEKFGGGQLVQQEPDASSFPNGGIRNTFEARGYTAWDPTSPAFIYGTTLCIPTVFVSYTGEALDYKTPLLRALQAVDHAAVAVAKYFDKNIKKVNASLGWEQEYFLVDSALATSRPDITLTGRTLLGHAPAKGQQLDDHYFGTIPNRAMAYMRDLETECMLLGIPVKTRHNEVAPNQFELAPIYDEANLAVDHNSLLMDVMEKIAARHNFKVLFHEKPFAGINGSGKHNNWSLGTDTGVNLLGPGKTPMSNLQFLTFFINTIKAVHDNEELLRAAIATASNDHRLGANEAPPAIISVFIGEQLTRVLQDLESVTKGKLSPEEKTDLKLNVVGKIPEILLDNTDRNRTSPFAFTGNKFEFRAVGSTANCANPMTVLNSIMAKQLIDFKTEVDALIDKKDMKKDDAIFNVLREYIKKSKSILFEGNGYGDEWEAEAKKRGLSNNRTTPEALKARVSKKTIDLFESLGVMNKVEIEARYEIQVEEYAMHIQIEGRVLGDIARNHVVPTAVKYQNILIENVKGLKDIYGDSFKKYAKEQLELIEDISNRIEAINSGVTKMTNERKKANKVHDSVKRAELYCNNVKPFFEDIRYHCDKLELLIDDELWPLTKYRELLFTR